From the genome of Xylocopilactobacillus apis:
GGCGGGAAATCAACTACTTTAAATTTAATCAGCGGCTTATTAGTCCCAACTGCTGGTGAGATATTTTTCGATGATCAAGATGTGACCCAAATGAGTCCCTTGGATCGCAAAATTGGCATGGTTTTTCAAAATTATTCCCTGTATCCTCATTTGAGCGTTGAAAATAATATTGCATTTCCTTTGAAAATAGCTCATTGGAACAAACAAAAGAGACTTGAACGAGCAGCTGAGCTCGCAAAGTTAGTTCATGTTGAAGACCAGTTGAAAAAAAGCGTCAATGAGCTTTCTGGTGGTCAGCAGCAGCGAGTAGCAATTGCGAGAGCCTTGGCAAAAGATCCTAATATTTTACTGTTAGATGAACCATTATCAAACCTTGATGCGCGTCTTAGAATGGAAATGCGTGATGAAATTAGGAGAATTCAGCAGGAAACAAAAATTACGACTATTTTTGTTACTCACGATCAAAGTGAAGCAATGCACATTTCTGACTCAGTGATGGTTCTCCATAATGCCCAAATTCAGCAGTATAGTAAGCCAAATGATCTTTACGATCATCCGGCAAACGAATTTGTTGCGAGCTTTATTGGTGATAATCCGCTCAATATTTTTGATCGCTCATTACTAGATGATACCGGTCTTAAAGAAGACTTGGGAAGTTCATATGATAAGGCAGTGAAAGTAGGAGTTAGAGCTGAAAACATTGTCTTAACGAAGAGCGACGAGACGTTTGAGCACGGATTAAAGTGTAAACTGCTTAAGAGTGATCGTTATGGCTTAATATCGACGCGTCTTTATTCTTTTAAAGGAGTTGAGCTTGATGCGACCGGCTTAACAGAAATCC
Proteins encoded in this window:
- a CDS encoding ABC transporter ATP-binding protein, translated to MQVRFSHVSLAFTPGKDTLHDLNFTINDGELVCLLGPSGGGKSTTLNLISGLLVPTAGEIFFDDQDVTQMSPLDRKIGMVFQNYSLYPHLSVENNIAFPLKIAHWNKQKRLERAAELAKLVHVEDQLKKSVNELSGGQQQRVAIARALAKDPNILLLDEPLSNLDARLRMEMRDEIRRIQQETKITTIFVTHDQSEAMHISDSVMVLHNAQIQQYSKPNDLYDHPANEFVASFIGDNPLNIFDRSLLDDTGLKEDLGSSYDKAVKVGVRAENIVLTKSDETFEHGLKCKLLKSDRYGLISTRLYSFKGVELDATGLTEIHDTNEDVTIYFQKQGFFLFDEKGDNLSLEPRHD